In Pseudomonas grandcourensis, the DNA window GTTCTACCCGGCCAACTACGGTTACATCCCGAACACCCTGGCTGACGACGGTGATCCCCTCGACGTGCTGGTCGTAACCCCTTACCCGGTTGCTCCAGGTTCGGTAATCCGCGCCCGTCCGGTTGGCATCCTGAACATGACCGACGACGGCGGCGGCGATGCCAAAGTCATCGCAGTCCCACACGACAAGCTGTCCCAGCTGTACGTCGACGTGAAGGAATACACCGACCTGCCGGCGCTGCTGATCCAGCAGATCGAGCACTTCTTCGCGAACTACAAAGATCTCGAAAAAGGCAAATGGGTGAAGATCGAAGGCTGGGCCGGCGCAGACGCCGCCCGCGAAGCGATCACCAAGTCGGTTGCTGCCTACAAAGGCTAAGCCCGGCTGCAGGCTATTAGCTGCAAGCGGCAAGAAAAACCCCGGGAGATCCGGGGTTTTTTGTGGGCGCTTGATAAGCACGCTAAACACCCCGTTTAAACAAACCTTCCAATGGTTTTTACTTGTTTAAAGTTCCCCAAGAGCGTCTTACATCCGGTCGTAAAATTCCCGCGAAATTTGAACGAGGCGTTTATTCAAACCCTTGTTAGCCGCCAGTAGACTCGCGCTCATGAAAAAGAACACTAGCGGCCCACGCTTTAAAGCGCTGCTCGAAGCAGCGAACATCACAACCACCGGATTTGCCGAATTCCTGGATACGGCTCCGCAAAATGTACATAACTGGTACACCCGCGGTGTGCCCGCCCATTGCATGGAAGAAGTCGCCAGAAAACTCTCCGTCAGCAGCGACTGGCTGAAAACCGGCGAAGGCTCGAAAGATGCCCAGCACCTGCGCCTGCTCGACGAAACCGGCAACACCTTCGATGCCCAGACCATCCGCGGCGTCTACACGGTCATCGAGCCTGTCGACGTCGAACTGCCATTCCTCAAGGAAGCTGTCACCGCCCCGGGCTCCAACAAAACCCACGTCATAGAAGACCCCGAGCAATCCATCCGCCTGCCCCGCAGCCACCTCGATTCCCTGGAAATCAACCACGCCGACGCCATCTGCGCCCTGATGAGCGGCAACAGCATGGGGGAAAAAATCGAAGACGGTTCGACCCTGGCGATTGACCGTGGCCTGACCCAGATTGTCGATGGCGAGATCTACGCCATCGAACATGACGGCATGCTGCGCATCAAGTACCTGCACCGACTGCCGGGCAACTCCCTGCGACTGCGCAGCCACAACCGCGCCGAATACCCCGATGAAATCTTCAGGGCTGCACAAATCGAAGAGCAGAACATCAGGGTGCTGGGCTGGGTGTTCTGGTGGTCGACCCTGAACAAACGACGGCCGACGGTGCCCTTTCTTTAAGCGCTCCAGAACGCCCATCGGCCGCCCACCCGGGTGGCCAAACGGCTCTGCCCGGCACTTCCCGCTGGGAATTTCCATCAAACCTGCGTATGCTGCGCCCCACATTTGCGCATCGACCCGCCCTGCGGCTCAGATGCACTGGCCTGACAGATGACTTTCTCACCAGGTCCCACAGCCGGACGCAAGATCCGGGTGTACGTTTTGAAGGCTGGCGCGGCTTACCAAAAATGATCCAAGCCAGTCCCCGAGAAGCCGGCCACAAGCCGGCTTTTTAATGCCTGAAAGAAAGTGAGCTGCCCCGTACTTGAATTTGTCGCAGCACTGCTGCGACAAACAAAAAACGAATAGTGTCAGCACTGCTGTCACTTCCCCCTCAGGGATAACTAAACCCCTTCACCAACGTCAATTCCCCCACCGCACGCATCGGCACCAGGAACGTCTCCATCTTCTCGCTCGGCGTGCCTTCCTCGGTAATCACCGTCACCTGGGCCGTGGTCAGCGCTTGCACCGCGTCTTCCTGCCCATCTTCATCACTGCTGTAGCCGCCGCCAAAGTAGTTCACGTAGACCAGATATTGCCCCTTGATCGGCGCGGGCATGGCGAAGATTTCCGGGCCGTAGCCGGTGGTGACGTCGACGTCGAGCGCGGCGCCGTTGGGGGCGACGCGGTCGCCGTACCAGATGTGGGCGCCGTCGGGGGTGATCAGGTGCAGGTCGAGGTCGGTGTTGTCGCTGTCCCACGCCAGCAATACGCGCAATTTGGCCGGGGTTGCACCGCCGCTGCTGTTGAGAAATTGCGTGCGCTGACGTTGCTGGCCATCGGGGCTGCGAACCTCGACGCTGTTGCTGCCGTTGGGGAATGAGAACGGGCGATCGAAGCGGCCGGCCGGGTCGATTTTCAGCGGCATGCTCACTCCGTTGACGATCAGCCGGCCGGGCTCTGTGGATTTGGCTGTGGCTTTGATCTGGCCGCTGATGCGAGCGGTGCTGGCCTGCCCTGCCGGGGTATTCACCGACGAGGCCGGGTAGTTGACGACCTGCCGGAAGTTTTCCCCTTCGCCCTCAGGCGCGCCGGTGCGCCAACCGCCTGCGGGGGTGTCAAGTTTGACGCTGTCAGCCGCCATCACCGATGGCAACGCCACCAGCGAGTAGAGAAACAGCAAGACCTGTGGATAACGGAGCTTCATGGACTATTCCAGCAAGAGGTGGCGGGCGAGCCCTTCGATGTAGGTTTCATCCTGGCCATTGGGGTGTGCTTCGAAGGCCAGGTGCAGGTATTCGTGGGTCAGGTCGAGGCGGTCTTGCAGTGTCTGCGCGCCACGCACGTAGATGCGCTGACGTTCGCGGTCGACATAGGGGCGACCGAAGGCCAGGCGGCAGACGGCGAAGGTGCTGACTTCGTTGTAGCCGGTTTCGCTTTCGAGTTTCTGGCGCCAGCCGCGCCGTTGTTTCTGCAGCCATTCTTGTGCGGCGGGCAACGCTTCGCAGGACGCGACCGGGTTGTCCCAGCGACTGAGACTGGCACGTGGGTAGGCGTGCAGCAGGATGGCGTCGTAGCGCTGCCCGGCACGGGCCTGCTCGACGGCTTGCTGCCAGGACAACTTGTCCGGGCCGGGTTGATCGGAATGGTAGGTGACGGTGCTGCCGGCGAGCACCAGGTCGCTGGTCCAGGCGGCAATGTCGCGAGACTCGGACGACGCCGGACGCGGTGCGACCCGCTGACGGCTGCTGCTGTCGTCGATGCTCAGGCAGTGACCGCTGCGCGTGGCGTTTTGCAGCAGGTAGGTACGGATGGCCACGGCCAGGGCCTTGGCGGCCTCGACCGGTTCGGCACTGGCTTCGCGCTGGAGAACACGGGCCACGTACTCTTCGCGATCCAGACGAGCCACAAGCTTGTCGTTCAGTAGAAACAGTTCGCCGTCGCTGTGAATATCCAGCGCATTGCCGTTGGCGAATTCGACGCGGTAGTTACCCTGCAATGCCCCGGACGTCACCGCCGCATCCCCTGACAGCACGCGCCGAAGTGGATAGCGGGAGAACAGGTCGACCTCTACGCACTGCCCTGCATCCGCAGGCCATGCAACAGGAATCACCGTAGACAATGCTTGCGCGTAATCTCGAAGAACCCGCTGACTGGTGCCGCGCCCGCCGGCCCAGACCGGTGTACCGTCCGCCGTCCAACCGGCAAACCCGCCCTGACGCGATGTTGCATCCTGATCCGCCAGCCAGCTCCAGGTCTTCACCCGCAGGCGGCTGCCGAGTTCGCCGACGACATGGCCATCGGCGGCATTGAGCACCACATCGAGCAACACACGTCGGGCTTGATCCTGCGCTGGCAGCACGGTCAACACCTTCAACAGTTCGGCCACCGAAACCCGGGTAGCCGGTTGCAACGAAGGCAAATCCAGCAACCATTGCGGCGCCTGCCGCGCCTGCCAATAGGTTCGCCAGTCGGCATTGCTGATGCCCAACCGCGCGGGTTCGAAATACAGACCGCATGACTTCACCAACGCCTGATCACGCTCGATCCTGCCGCCCGCCGTGCAGCAATACACCTCCTCTTTCGACTGCCCGCGACATTCATAAGCCGGCTCGTGCGCGCCGGTGTCCACCAGCCAGGCGTAGACGAACAACTTCCACACACTGCCCAACGGCGTCTGCAAGGTTGGCGGCAACGGCTCGCGAGTGATCACCTGCGTTCGGCTGAGCGACAACAAATCGCCCTTGAAGGCCAGGCG includes these proteins:
- a CDS encoding DUF2300 domain-containing protein, encoding MHRLLIGWLLCLIPVLATAQDEPLRLAFKGDLLSLSRTQVITREPLPPTLQTPLGSVWKLFVYAWLVDTGAHEPAYECRGQSKEEVYCCTAGGRIERDQALVKSCGLYFEPARLGISNADWRTYWQARQAPQWLLDLPSLQPATRVSVAELLKVLTVLPAQDQARRVLLDVVLNAADGHVVGELGSRLRVKTWSWLADQDATSRQGGFAGWTADGTPVWAGGRGTSQRVLRDYAQALSTVIPVAWPADAGQCVEVDLFSRYPLRRVLSGDAAVTSGALQGNYRVEFANGNALDIHSDGELFLLNDKLVARLDREEYVARVLQREASAEPVEAAKALAVAIRTYLLQNATRSGHCLSIDDSSSRQRVAPRPASSESRDIAAWTSDLVLAGSTVTYHSDQPGPDKLSWQQAVEQARAGQRYDAILLHAYPRASLSRWDNPVASCEALPAAQEWLQKQRRGWRQKLESETGYNEVSTFAVCRLAFGRPYVDRERQRIYVRGAQTLQDRLDLTHEYLHLAFEAHPNGQDETYIEGLARHLLLE
- the ppa gene encoding inorganic diphosphatase; translation: MSYSKIPAGKDLPNDIYVAIEIPANHAPIKYEIDKDSDCLFVDRFMATPMFYPANYGYIPNTLADDGDPLDVLVVTPYPVAPGSVIRARPVGILNMTDDGGGDAKVIAVPHDKLSQLYVDVKEYTDLPALLIQQIEHFFANYKDLEKGKWVKIEGWAGADAAREAITKSVAAYKG
- a CDS encoding S24 family peptidase → MKKNTSGPRFKALLEAANITTTGFAEFLDTAPQNVHNWYTRGVPAHCMEEVARKLSVSSDWLKTGEGSKDAQHLRLLDETGNTFDAQTIRGVYTVIEPVDVELPFLKEAVTAPGSNKTHVIEDPEQSIRLPRSHLDSLEINHADAICALMSGNSMGEKIEDGSTLAIDRGLTQIVDGEIYAIEHDGMLRIKYLHRLPGNSLRLRSHNRAEYPDEIFRAAQIEEQNIRVLGWVFWWSTLNKRRPTVPFL
- a CDS encoding DUF2135 domain-containing protein, with the translated sequence MKLRYPQVLLFLYSLVALPSVMAADSVKLDTPAGGWRTGAPEGEGENFRQVVNYPASSVNTPAGQASTARISGQIKATAKSTEPGRLIVNGVSMPLKIDPAGRFDRPFSFPNGSNSVEVRSPDGQQRQRTQFLNSSGGATPAKLRVLLAWDSDNTDLDLHLITPDGAHIWYGDRVAPNGAALDVDVTTGYGPEIFAMPAPIKGQYLVYVNYFGGGYSSDEDGQEDAVQALTTAQVTVITEEGTPSEKMETFLVPMRAVGELTLVKGFSYP